The Bdellovibrio bacteriovorus DNA window CATCAATGCCAGCTCTTTTACGCCCACTTTCGCGCTGGATCTCGCGCCGGATTTCTTTTTAGGATCGACTTTCTTTTTGTCACGGATATCGACGACGAAAATATTGTCTTTTTTAAGCTTGGTGCGGGCTGCGCGCAGATTTTCTGCGTCAACGACACCTTTTACGTTTTTTCCGTCTCGAGATAGACCTTTGTATTCAAAAATCGGCATTTGCTTATCCTAAAAAATGCTGCTTCAGTTCCGCGCCTTCCAGCGCTCCGCTCTGCGGCCTCACGGCCCTGCTTCAGCCTGCGCGCCCGAAGGCGCTTCGGCACTGCCGGCTGCCGCCGTTAAATATCCAATTGCGTATTGGAAGCAAGTTCTTCAATAGTAGTGATCCCCGCAAGGACCTTTTGGACCCCGTGATCGCGGAAGGTTTTCATACCATTGGCGACAGCTTGCTTCTTAATTGAGTTACCATCTTTACGTTGCATGATCAAAGAGCGGACATCGTCAGTGACAATCAATAGTTCACTGATCGTCGTACGGCCTGAGTAACCTTTCTGACCGCAATGGTTGCAACCCATCGCGCGGCAGATGTGCGAATTTTTCGCTTCTTCGCGAGTCACACCAATTGTTTGCAGTTCGAAATCAGAAGGCTCATAAGGCGCTTTACAGTGCGGGCAAAGAACACGCACCAGACGTTGAGCGACAACACCTTGAATCGATGTCGCGATCAAGAAAGGCTCTACGCCGAAGTCAATCAAACGGGGGAAGGCACCGGCAGAGTCATTCGTATGCAGAGTAGATAAAACCAAGTGACCTGTTAATGACGCTTGGATCGCAAGTTCGGCTGTTTCCAAGTCACGAATCTCACCGACCATGATGATGTCAGGGTCTTGACGAAGGAAAGATCTTAATCCCGCGGCAAAGGTTAATCCGATTTTAGAGTTCACTTGCACCTGACCAATCCCGTGGATACGTTGCTCCACCGGATCTTCCACTGTCAAAATGTTTACGTCAGGTTTGTTTAATTTTGAAAGAGCTCCATACAAAGTTGTCGACTTACCGGAACCCGTGGGGCCGGTGACTAGAAAGATCCCGTAAGAGCGCGCTAAAAGGTCATCCAAACGATCTAAGTTCTCTGTCGAGAAACCTAGTTGTTGAAGTTCTAGAACGATGCTCGATCTATCTTGAATACGCATCACCAGACGCTCACCGTGAGCGGTGGGCACCGTAGAAAGACGGATATCGATATCTTTACCGCCGACTTTCAAAGGAATACGACCGTCTTGAGGCAGACGTTTTTCCGCGATATTCAAGTTCGCCATAACTTTGATGCGGGACGTGATCGCGTTTTGAAGTTTCTTAGGTGGTTTAAAGACGTCGAACAAAATACCGTCCATGCGAAAGCGCACGACCATGTCTTTTTCATAAGGTTCGATATGGATATCAGAAGCTTTTTCTTTCACGGCACGGAATAGAAGGCTATTCACCATCTTGATCACCGGCGCATCATCTTCGCCCGCTTCAAGAAGGTCGACGATAGGATCGTCGAGGTCGTAATCTTCTTCTTCGATTTCATCAAGGCCCGAAAGATTCGCCGTGCTTTTTTCGTAAACTTTATTGATCGCATCTTGAATACGGCTTGTCGTTGTCACTAGGGGACGAACGCGTTTACCGAAAAGAACTTTCAAATCATCAAGCGCTTTTAAATTCACCGGATTGCTGGTTAACGCAATCAGCGTTTCAGATTCTTCTTTGTACGGAAGAACATTGTGTTGTTTTGCGTAGTTGATAGGAAGATCACGGATCAAGTCGACGGCGATATCACTGACTGGAATGTCGCGGATAAAATCCAAGCCCAATTCCTTACACAGATCGGCGACCACTTCATCCGCCGTGGAAAATTCTTTCGCTGCCAAAGCCTCGCCCACGGTGACGGGTCTCACCACCGAGGGATTGTTAAGCACAGAACGGATTTGGTCCTGTGACAGGGAGGTCGCTTTTGACAGTATCGTTTGAATATCCACGGAGGCCATGTTTTCTTATTCCTCTTCAATTACAGGTTGGGATGTTTCAGGAGGGACGGCGTTGTTACTGCCATTCAGGCCCGCACGCGCCTTCTGATGAATCGCATCCATCTTTTTACCATAAGGATCGACTCCGCCCTGAGCTTTGATGAAATCAATACGTTCATCCAGCGTTCTATTTGTAATAGCATTCGTATCTGCCGAGTTTTTCACGATTTTCGGAGTCAAGAACACAACCATATTCGTTTTATCTTTAGAAATGGTGCGAGACTTGAACAACCAACCCAAAATAGGGATGTCTCCGAGAAGTGGCACTTTGCTGATAGATTCGATGTCTTGCTCTTTCATCAAACCACCCAGAATCGCCGTGTCGCCGTTATTCACATTAATCACAGTTTTGATCGAGCGCTTCGCCAAAGGCTGAGTAGAATCCTGGAACGCCTTCGGAGTACTTGCTGTTGAAAGCTGAGACACTTGTTGTTTGATTTCCATGCGGATCTGATTTGTCGCTGGGCTGATATAAGGTTTCAGCGTCAATTTGATCGTCGCATCTTCAAACGTTGGCGTCGTGATCGGAGAGCCATTCGTTGGAGTCGTGGTTGTTGAACCCGTGACGACTTTATCACCGACTTCCAATTCACCCTCTTGATTGTCCAAAGTCATCAAAGTTGGAGTTGAAAGGATGTTGGCTTTTTTCGTTGTTTTCAAGAAGTTGATAAAACCAACTAGGTTCGGAATCTTGATCGTGGATTTAGAAACAGGATCTGTCACTTCAACCACATCACCTTGACCGAAACCGATCACGGCACCCGCACCACCTGTAGGGCTTAGCAAGCTGTTGATATCAAGACCGCCATTGAAACCGACTTTACCGTAACCTGTGTCACCGTATTTATAGTAACCCACGCCCCAAGTATTACCGTCGTTCGCACTCATCTCCATGATGATGGCTTCAACGAAAACTTGGTCGCGAGGAGTGTCGATTTTGTTCAAAAGACTTAGAACCACTTCGTAGTCTTGTTTGCTAGCTGTGATAATAAGGCTGTTTGTTGTTTTATCGCCGACGATTTTAACATCGCCACCGAAGATCTCTTGCGGAGCTTGCATTTGACCGCCAGCGCCGATAGGGGAAAGCAAGCTGCCACCTGTTTGTGGCTTCGGAGCTGCATCCTTTGTCACACCTTGAAGAGTTTGCGCCAGTTTTTCCGCATCACCGTTTTTCACGTGATAAACATAAACGCCGCCAGATTCTTCAGGACGGATTTTGAAATCAAGTTGAGAGATCAATTTTTTAATACGCACGATGCCTGATTTATTGCCGACAA harbors:
- the gspD gene encoding type II secretion system secretin GspD, yielding MKKTVSIGLASLMTAQLVGPAANAQFEDFPPPPPPPSSDFGDDSGFPPPPANNDAFSAPSLPSNGPSAGGSRGGGNTAGGMDVLSKNARDKFAKAPIEDINSQNFPETIESFDFPNVEITDLIKAIGELTGKNFIIDPGVRGKITITAPSKITVAEAYKAFLSALAINGFTVVPSGSFLKVKSARNAQRDNIETFSGAYYPNSDQMITRIIHLKHISAAQVNRDLRILPSKDGEMNIYEPTNSIIISDYGSNIDRVMKIISQLDVPGFEEQLEVIPIKYAKAKDLADLVDKIVNKGNKTQGSAPGTFSAGVPRFSRSAGASSQQGASFFMAIPDDRTNSIIVVGNKSGIVRIKKLISQLDFKIRPEESGGVYVYHVKNGDAEKLAQTLQGVTKDAAPKPQTGGSLLSPIGAGGQMQAPQEIFGGDVKIVGDKTTNSLIITASKQDYEVVLSLLNKIDTPRDQVFVEAIIMEMSANDGNTWGVGYYKYGDTGYGKVGFNGGLDINSLLSPTGGAGAVIGFGQGDVVEVTDPVSKSTIKIPNLVGFINFLKTTKKANILSTPTLMTLDNQEGELEVGDKVVTGSTTTTPTNGSPITTPTFEDATIKLTLKPYISPATNQIRMEIKQQVSQLSTASTPKAFQDSTQPLAKRSIKTVINVNNGDTAILGGLMKEQDIESISKVPLLGDIPILGWLFKSRTISKDKTNMVVFLTPKIVKNSADTNAITNRTLDERIDFIKAQGGVDPYGKKMDAIHQKARAGLNGSNNAVPPETSQPVIEEE
- the gspE gene encoding type II secretion system ATPase GspE — translated: MASVDIQTILSKATSLSQDQIRSVLNNPSVVRPVTVGEALAAKEFSTADEVVADLCKELGLDFIRDIPVSDIAVDLIRDLPINYAKQHNVLPYKEESETLIALTSNPVNLKALDDLKVLFGKRVRPLVTTTSRIQDAINKVYEKSTANLSGLDEIEEEDYDLDDPIVDLLEAGEDDAPVIKMVNSLLFRAVKEKASDIHIEPYEKDMVVRFRMDGILFDVFKPPKKLQNAITSRIKVMANLNIAEKRLPQDGRIPLKVGGKDIDIRLSTVPTAHGERLVMRIQDRSSIVLELQQLGFSTENLDRLDDLLARSYGIFLVTGPTGSGKSTTLYGALSKLNKPDVNILTVEDPVEQRIHGIGQVQVNSKIGLTFAAGLRSFLRQDPDIIMVGEIRDLETAELAIQASLTGHLVLSTLHTNDSAGAFPRLIDFGVEPFLIATSIQGVVAQRLVRVLCPHCKAPYEPSDFELQTIGVTREEAKNSHICRAMGCNHCGQKGYSGRTTISELLIVTDDVRSLIMQRKDGNSIKKQAVANGMKTFRDHGVQKVLAGITTIEELASNTQLDI